One window from the genome of Paramisgurnus dabryanus chromosome 24, PD_genome_1.1, whole genome shotgun sequence encodes:
- the necap2 gene encoding adaptin ear-binding coat-associated protein 2 — protein MADSNALYESVLCVKPEVHVYRIPPRASNRGYRAADWKLDEPAWSGRMKITAKGNIAFIKLEDKNTGELFAQAAVDQYPGIAVESVTDSSRYFVIRIEDGNGRHAFIGVGFADRGDSFDFNVALQDHFKWVKQECELAKQEANPVVGPKLDLGFKEGQTIKINIGNIKKKDSGGAGKSRGVGGGLLPPPPGVKGGSFIPPPAFSQTTPVTQHTTPVTQPSTGLLLDYGVSAPVSAPPSQDMWGDFTAAGSGSTQDSGRSEWVQF, from the exons ATGGCGGATAGTAACGCGCTGTATGAGTCGGTGTTGTGTGTGAAGCCTGAGGTTCATGTTTACCGGATTCCGCCAAGAGCCTCGAACCGCGGATACCG GGCAGCTGACTGGAAGCTGGATGAACCGGCGTGGAGTGGACGCATGAAGATTACAGCAAAAGGAAACATTGCCTTTATTAAACTCGAGGACAAAAACACAG gcgagttgttTGCTCAGGCAGCTGTGGATCAGTATCCAGGCATCGCTGTTGAATCTGTCACTGACTCCAGCCGATACTTTGTTATCCGAATCGAAGATGGAAATG GACGTCACGCGTTTATTGGTGTCGGTTTCGCTGATCGTGGCGATTCGTTCGATTTCAATGTTGCACTACAAGACCATTTCAA GTGGGTGAAACAGGAATGTGAACTTGCCAAACAGGAAGCAAATCCGGTTGTAGGCCCAAAACTGGACTTGGGCTTCAAAGAGGGTCAGACCATCAAAATTAACATTGGG AATATTAAGAAGAAAGACTCCGGTGGTGCAGGGAAGTCTCGGGGGGTGGGCGGCGGTCTGCTTCCTCCTCCTCCTGGTGTAAAGGGCGGCTCTTTCATCCCTCCACCTGCATTTTCCCAGACGACACCTGTCACTCAGCACACCACGCCTGTCACTCAGCCGAGCACAG GATTGCTGTTGGATTATGGAGTCTCTGCCCCTGTCAGTGCTCCACCCTCTCAGGACATGTGGGGGGATTTCACTGCTGCAGGCTCTGG ATCAACTCAGGACTCGGGCCGATCAGAATGGGTGCAGTTCTGA